A genomic region of Dunckerocampus dactyliophorus isolate RoL2022-P2 chromosome 10, RoL_Ddac_1.1, whole genome shotgun sequence contains the following coding sequences:
- the fcho1 gene encoding F-BAR domain only protein 1 isoform X3 — translation MPSDDTMAFFQNNFWGEKNAGFDVLYHNMKHGQLATKELAEFVRERAAIEETYSKSMGKLAKMASNGSPLGTFAPMWDVFRVSSDKLALCHLELMRKMNDLIRDINKYGDEQVKIHRKTKEEMVGTVEAVQALQVQSGHLQKSKEGYHTKCLELERIRKEGAPQKELEKAELKSKKAAEAFALCIEKHNRVGVEFEQKMNESTQRFQEIEESHLRQMKQLIKGYSHSIEDTHVQVGQVHEEFKQNVENIGITDLVQKFAELKGTGKERPALIGFEEYMTLAPEGGKKSRAKAFRIPGLGKRDKEPDSTESAGTEALNSPLEVDDEGFVIRADSTQNGCSEDKEHNFYSSDSDFDDEEPKKFHIQIRPVVNSNRSSAAASEKELKATVGTLTLPPNRGVTVKRHLSRNSSTSGRTEDGEGTTPRDGDQEGLCRSTSSPEPSRLNSTASGADSLFGPPLEAAFKSKSFGGREQLREQCSFGASEYAAFSSASSSPDNIEDSGLDSPSLQPLGPSPEPVGWAAWPPVSQSKEQTQTRGQTADPFLSVFCEPSPAQSPHPQDDPVSAWSVGPSRSSRLPSDMDSSSTRFPAFPQSFPSSEMDAEMWNCRHIPEDPFFAAFDRNFKQETSKLADAWPRQPPRPAQEGRSSEVRGDPFSISVPDTKTLPPPSSSSSSSTSSNRKNRDRKRDRSLPPPITSDDPFAITMIGSPTHQSSMTATTGIVPLRSNGSTTNSNRLVFDTSPGSLSQSQPKKEVVHWNSVHNPFTESTSGKLSTSKQTEGGAGKGDAAGERRKHRSSESEPRRNAPPLTRHSGPQEDLCFSTDKDQDCLDLNTPIPCSSVSHKGSKHTYRNDTENVITAALSRATRTKRSTGRLNDRSRSLCSSPLPEPSPSLTSSSSSSSSPSEWGPQTRDTEWGGQNRAHSPARVGQASPLPYPLQDHPPRQLHLSRGPSPISLSTQEAWPVAAAITEYINAYFKGGQHNRCLVKITGDLTMSFPAGITRIFTANANVPVLSFRLVNISRIDHFLPNQKLLYSDPSQSDPEARDFWFNMQALQLHLQREAEVNPQASYYNVGLLKYQVSSQDPARAPLLLSAECQRSGTVIRVSLDYHCCPVTAPSTQLTAVQVLLQLDHTATDLQCQPPASWNAEERRLLWKLSNLSPTNHSKGSGTLCASWQCLEAPHGPPPSLAVQFAGSGASLSGMDVELVGSRYRMSLVKKRFATGKYMAGCTL, via the exons ATGCCGAGTGACGATACGATGGCTTTCTTTCAGAACAACTTCTGG GGGGAGAAGAATGCCGGCTTTGACGTGCTCTACCACAACATGAAGCATGGCCAGCTGGCGACCAAGGAACTCGCTGAGTTTGTTCGTGAGAG AGCTGCCATTGAGGAGACCTACTCCAAATCCATGGGCAAACTGGCTAAGATGGCCAGCAATGGAAGCCCACTGGG GACTTTTGCACCAATGTGGGATGTGTTCAGGGTGTCTTCTGACAAACTGGCTCTCTGCCATCTTGAGCTCATGAGAAAGATGAACGATCTCATCCGGGACATCAACAAGTACGGAGACGAGCAGGTCAAAATTCACCGAAAG ACAAAAGAGGAGATGGTGGGGACAGTGGAGGCAGTGCAGGCGCTGCAAGTTCAGAGTGGCCACCTCCAGAAGTCCAAAGAGGGTTACCATACCAAATGTTTGGAGCTGGAGCGGATCAGGAAGGAGGGAGCTCCACAGAAAGAGCTGGAAAAA GCGGAGCTGAAGTCTAAGAAAGCAGCAGAAGCATTTGCACTGTGCATTGAGAAGCACAATCGAGTGGGAGTAGAGTTTGAGCAGAAGATGAATGAGTCCACCCAG cgatttcaggaaattgaggaGAGCCACTTACGGCAGATGAAACAGCTGATAAAAGGTTACTCCCATTCCATAGAAGACACCCATGTTCAGGTTGGACAG GTTCATGAGGAATTCAAGCAAAATGtagaaaacattggcattactGATCTCGTCCAGAAATTTGCAGAGCTGAAAGGCACCGGCAAGGAGAGGCCAG cTCTGATTGGTTTTGAAGAGTACATGACTCTCGCACCTGAAGGTGGGAAGAAGAGTCGAGCAAAAGCCTTCAGGATCCCTGGCCTGGGCAAGAGGGACAAGGAGCCAGACTCTAC gGAATCAGCTGGAACAGAAGCACTG AATTCACCCTTGGAGGTAGACGACGAAGGATTTGTTATCCGAGCTGACAGCACTCAGAATG GCTGCTCTGAAGATAAGGAGCACAACTTCTACTCCAGTGACTCAGACTTTGATGACGAGGAGCCCAAGAAGTTCCACATCCAGATAAGACCGGTGGTCAACAGCAACCGCAGCAGCGCCGCAGCCAGCGAGAAGGAGCTAAAAGCCACCGTGGGGACTCTCACGCTGCCGCCCAACAGAGGG GTGACTGTGAAGCGACATCTCTCCA GAAACTCTAGTACATCTGGACGGACAGAAGATGGTGAAGGCACCACCCCCAGAG ATGGAGACCAGGAGGGCCTGTGCAGGTCCACTTCCAGTCCTGAACCCAGCAG GTTGAATTCTACAGCATCTGGTGCCGACAGCCTGTTTGGACCTCCACTAGAGGCAGCCTTCAAATCCAAAAGTTTTGGTGGTCGGGAACAACTCCGAGAGCAGTGTTCTTTTGGAGCCTCTGAAT ATGCTGCCTTTTCATCAGCTTCCTCCTCACCAGACAACATTGAGGACTCTGGTCTAGACTCGCCTTCCCTTCAGCCACTTGGACCCTCTCCTGAGCCAGTAGGCTGGGCAGCATGGCCTCCTGTTTCTCAGAGTAAAGAACAGACCCAAACACGAGGGCAAACTGCAGACCCTTTCCTCTCAGTCTTCTGTGAACCCTCCCCTGCTCAAAGTCCTCATCCACAGGACGACCCTGTGAGCGCCTGGTCCGTTGGCCCATCACGTTCCTCTCGTCTCCCCTCAGATATGGACTCTTCCTCCACACGCTTCCCAGCTTTTCCACAATCCTTCCCCTCATCGGAGATGGACGCAGAGATGTGGAACTGCAGACACATCCCTGAGGATCCCTTCTTTGCTGCTTTTGACAGGAATTTCAAACAAGAGACCTCAAAGCTGGCTGACGCCTGGCCACGTCAGCCTCCACGTCCAGCCCAGGAGGGGAGGAGTTCTGAGGTGCGAGGGGACCCGTTCTCCATCTCTGTCCCTGACACCAAGACGCTTCCGCccccttcttcctcctcttcctcctccacctcctccaatCGTAAAAACAGAGACAGGAAACGAGATCGTAGTTTACCACCACCTATTACTTCTGATGACCCATTTGCAATCACCATGATTGGCAGCCCGACCCACCAGTCATCAATGACTGCCACAACTGGAATAGTCCCGCTTCGTAGCAATGGTAGCACCACCAACAGCAACaggcttgtgtttgacaccaGTCCAGGTTCTTTATCCCAATCCCAGCCAAAGAAGGAGGTGGTCCACTGGAACTCTGTCCACAACCCCTTTACGGAGAGCACCTCTGGAAAACTGAGCACCTCCAAACAAACGGAAGGAGGAGCAGGAAAGGGCGATGCAGCAGGAGAGAGGCGAAAACATCGATCTTCAGAGAGCGAGCCTCGCCGAAATGCTCCTCCCCTCACAAGACATTCAGGCCCGCAGGAAGATCTTTGCTTCTCCACGGACAAAGACCAAGATTGTCTCGACCTCAACACTCCGATACCTTGCAGTAGCGTCTCTCACAAAG GGTCCAAACACACCTACAGAAATGATACCGAAAACGTGATCACAGCTGCTCTTTCCAGGGCGACAAGGACCAAAAGGAGCACAGGTCGACTCAATGATCGG TCACGGTCGCTGTGCTCTTCACCTCTGCCTGAGCCTAGCCCCTccctcacctcctcctcctcttcctcctcgagCCCTAGCGAGTGGGGGCCCCAAACCAGAGACACTGAATGGGGAGGGCAGAATCGAGCCCACAGCCCTGCCAGGGTGGGACAAGCCTCCCCTCTACCCTACCCGCTCCAGGACCACCCACCAAGACAGT TGCACCTCTCGCGAGGACCCAGTCCCATTTCCCTCAGCACCCAGGAGGCGTGGCCTGTGGCGGCAGCCATCACCGAGTACATCAACGCTTACTTCAAGGGTGGACAACACAATCG ctgtcttgtgaagATCACAGGCGACCTGACGATGTCCTTCCCAGCAGGCATCACTCGCATTTTCACAGCTAACGCCAACGTTCCCGTGCTTAGCTTTCGACTGGTCAACATCTCCAGGATAGACCACTTCCTGCCTAATCAGAAACTTCTCTACAG CGATCCGTCTCAGAGTGACCCGGAAGCCCGGGACTTCTGGTTCAACATGCAGGCCCTGCAGCTCCACCTGCAGCGAGAAGCTGAGGTCAACCCCCAGGCTTCCTACTACAATGTTGGACTACTCAAGTATCAG GTGTCCTCCCAGGACCCAGCCAGGGCCCCTCTCCTGTTGTCAGCAGAGTGCCAGCGAAGTGGCACGGTGATCAGGGTGTCTCTGGACTACCACTGCTGTCCTGTGACGGCGCCTTCCACCCAGCTCACCGCCGTCCaggtgctgctgcagctggACCACACTGCGACCGACCTGCAGTGCCAGCCGCCCGCCTCCTG GAACGCTGAGGAAAGGCGTCTGCTGTGGAAGCTCTCCAACCTTTCTCCCACCAACCACAGCAAAG GCTCGGGGACGCTGTGTGCCAGCTGGCAGTGTTTGGAGGCCCCCCACGGCCCCCCGCCCAGCCTGGCCGTACAGTTTGCGGGCTCCGGGGCCTCGCTGTCTGGCATGGACGTGGAGCTGGTCGGCAGCCGCTACCGCATGTCGCTGGTCAAGAAGCGATTCGCCACAG GGAAGTACATGGCGGGCTGCACCTTGTGA